Proteins encoded by one window of Arachis ipaensis cultivar K30076 chromosome B04, Araip1.1, whole genome shotgun sequence:
- the LOC107636691 gene encoding BI1-like protein → MPNLMQTNLNVLFAVLIPLLKYQQKHSHNYILLGLFIVSISLTVGISCANTEGKIVLEALILTSAVVSSLTGYTFWASKKGKDFSFLGPFLFTSLFTLFLVGMMQMFFPFGPATHAIYGGIGAMIFSGYIIYDTDNLIKRFTYDEYIGASVTLYLDILNLFLAILNMLREANN, encoded by the exons ATGCCAAACTTGATGCAAACAAATTTGAATGTGTTGTTTGCAGTTTTGATCCCATTACTCAAGTATCAGCAGAAGCATTCTCACAACTACATCTTATTGGGGCTTTTCATCGTCTCGATTAGCTTGACCGTTGGCATTTCCTGTGCCAACACAGAAG GAAAAATTGTGCTTGAGGCTTTGATTTTGACCTCTGCTGTGGTTTCCTCACTCACTGGCTATACCTTTTGGGCTTCCAAGAAGGGAAAGGATTTTAGCTTCCTTGGCCCATTTTTATTCACTAGTCTCTTTACCCTGTTTCTCGTTGGCATGATGCAG ATGTTCTTCCCATTTGGACCAGCAACTCATGCTATTTATGGTGGAATTGGTGCTATGATTTTCTCTGGTTACATTATATACGACACTGACAACCTGATCAAACGCTTCACTTATGATGAGTACATTGGGGCTTCAGTCACTCTCTATCTCGACATTCTGAACTTGTTCCTTGCCATCTTGAATATGCTGAGGGAGGCAAACAATTAG
- the LOC107637890 gene encoding protein DETOXIFICATION 43-like → MAAFQTCLQVWLTSSLLVDGLAVAVQAILACAFAEKNFDKVTAVATRLIYVSNISFINGFGNASLYDFVANFIILLPQQFVAATQPINSLAFVFDGVNYGASDFAYSAYSLVLVSLAKTDIVFSDLVLVAFTVNTS, encoded by the exons ATGGCTGCATTCCAAACTTGTCTTCAAGTCTGGTTGACATCCTCCCTTCTAGTTGATGGTTTAGCTGTTGCTGTACAG GCAATTCTAGCATGTGCCTTTGCTGAGAAAAATTTTGACAAAGTAACTGCTGTTGCAACAAGGTTAATTTATGTTTCCAATATTTCATTTATCAATGGATTTGGTAATGCTTCGTTATATGATTTTGTGGCTAATTTCATTATATTATTACCCCAACAGTTTGTTGCTGCCACACAACCAATCAATTCATTAGCCTTTGTATTTGATGGAGTGAACTATGGTGCTTCCGATTTTGCTTATTCTGCATACTCCTTG GTTTTGGTTTCACTAGCAA AGACTGATATAGTATTTTCTGATCTGGTTCTAGTTGCATTTACGGTTAACACTTCCTAG